The following are from one region of the Neurospora crassa OR74A linkage group III, whole genome shotgun sequence genome:
- a CDS encoding histone-lysine N-methyltransferase, with protein MSIFNQKSKFKIKTEIRTVRETVERPKLKASTSSSSIPTTGSSQHSNVRIAGAGSSLSRASSTPRLNGTSHTTSTSSSARASLTKVTTIPTARRIQSASPIPSINGDGRSSRKRRAIKASSRSPISPHFSEDSDSDSNGDENWEDNLDARKRRKRVHDERPVDVNRKLRHPKIWKGEEADQVERIPGPAIIHAAKVASLEHKCKPALGLKNEEVAVRLQYPGARYPERYELVEGKDKIDAVKDIEKVVQLAASTYLTDEEGKIFLDHQTGILRKLVKSKNRSDGPGFKAALREYNDEFLKLMRKGVIVRNLDKMHGIPRELVDFILDQVYDRTVAPRVELLAKYQNGSDNVYGELNHPFISDILERTNLTSDKVFVDLGSGVGNVTLQAALEIGCESWGCEMMENACNLAEAQYDEFLARCRLWGVKPGKVRLERGDFRKNEKILEVLKRADVVLVNNQAFTSQLNDNLVSMFLDLKIGCKIISLKTFVHDNKNAENDVATSILDVEHLTYPEGYVSWTGASGTYCISTRR; from the exons ATGAGCATTTTCAACCAAAAATCAAAGTTCAAAATCAAGACCGAGATCCGCACCGTCCGCGAGACCGTCGAGCGTCCCAAACTCAAAGCGTCGACGTCCTCCTCGAGCATACCCACCACCGGTTCCTCACAACACTCCAACGTCCGGATCGCGGGGGCGGGGTCATCTCTGTCGCGCGCCTCCTCCACGCCCAGACTCAACGGAACCAGCCACACCAcctctacctcctcctccgcccgcGCCTCCCTCACCAAGGTCACCACAATCCCGACCGCACGACGGATACAGAGCGCGTCGCCCATCCCGTCCATCAACGGCGACGGCCGGAGCAGCCGCAAGCGGCGTGCAATCAAGGCCTCGAGCCGGTCGCCCATCAGCCCGCACTTTTCTGAAGACTCGGATTCGGACAGCAACGGGGACGAGAACTGGGAGGACAACCTGGACGCTCGCAAGCGTCGCAAGCGGGTACACGATGAGCGACCCGTTGACGTGAACCGGAAGCTACGACACCCAAAGATCtggaagggcgaggaggcgGATCAGGTGGAGCGGATACCCGGCCCGGCAATTATACATGCGGCCAAGGTTGCGAGCCTGGAGCACAAGTGCAAGCCCGCGCTAGGGCTGAAGAACGAGGAGGTTGCTGTGAGGTTGCAGTATCCTGGGGCCAGGTATCCTGAACG GTACGAACTAGTAGAGGGCAAAGATAAGATTGATGCCGTCAAGGACATCGAAAAAGTAGTACAATTAGCCGCCTCGACCTATCTCACAGACGAAGAGGGCAAGATTTTTCTTGACCATCAAACAGGCATCCTCCGAAAGCTCGTCAAGAGCAAGAACCGATCCGACGGCCCCGGCTTCAAAGCCGCCCTCCGCGAATACAACGACGAATTCCTCAAGCTCATGCGCAAGGGCGTCATTGTCCGAAACCTCGACAAGATGCACGGGATACCGCGCGAGCTGGTGGATTTCATTCTCGACCAGGTATACGACCGCACCGTCGCCCCACGGGTCGAGCTCCTGGCCAAGTACCAAAACGGCAGCGACAACGTTTACGGCGAACTGAACCACCCTTTCATCTCCGACATTCTCGAGCGGACCAACCTGACCTCGGACAAGGTCTTTGTCGATCTCGGCTCGGGTGTCGGCAACGTGACGCTTCAGGCTGCGCTCGAGATTGGGTGCGAGAGCTGGGGCTGCGAGATGATGGAGAACGCGTGTAACCTGGCCGAGGCGCAGTACGACGAGTTCCTGGCCCGCTGCCGGCTGTGGGGGGTCAAGCCCGGCAAGGTACGCTTGGAAAGAGGGGACTTCCGTAAGAACGAGAAGATCCTCGAGGTGCTTAAGCGGGCCGATGTGGTGCTCGTCAACAATCAGGCCTTCACGTCGCAGCTTAATGACAACCTTGTCAGCATGTTCCTGGACCTGAAGATCGGATGCAAGATCATCTCGCTCAAGACATTCGTGCACGACAACAAGAACGCCGAGAACGATGTGGCCACGTCGATCCTAGATGTCGAGCACCTTACGTATCCTGAAGGCTATGTCAGCTGGACTGGCGCTAGCGGGACATATTGTATTTCGACCCGGAGGTGA
- a CDS encoding vacuolar protein sorting-associated protein: MMEVPHPTAGWEQVGEKFYRKTQLYTQVFDADLDLDNYIVAGAPYGGAVALYRDEEKLVAFAAGRPSKPSIDIHSCAGKLIRRIPWDKGSIKGLGWSEDEKLLVVTGDGTVRCYYDLQGDFTQFSLGHDADEIGVRSCKFYGHGLVALLNNNSLVSVSAYDEPRPKLLAQPPEGPVHSWSLVPPAYTLSRSVEVLLSIGQTIYVSDASECEDRFIDIGPFSHISISPNGKFVALYTKTGKAHVISSDFQTRLSEYVSKSKIPPQYFEWCGNDAVVIAWEDEVRLVGPGGSLARFYYDNGRIHILPDFDGVRVLANDTCDFLQKVPDVIEEVFCLGTDSPASILLDAVEQLEMQSPKADDNIQLIRSNLVEAVDTCVNAAGQEFSIHWQKQLLKAASFGKSVLDIYNSDDFVDMCETLRVLNAVRFFEIGLPLSYEQYQRLSPSGLIARLLNRREYLLALKIAGYLRLPTDKIYVHWASAKVRVGAEDDDTICRKIVDKLSGKPGISFEAIARAAYDEGRGRLATELLNHEPRAGRQVPLLLSMEEDEVALDKAIESGDTDLVYFVLHQLKRKLPLATFFRVISSRPTATALVEASARLGGGVVLGNVDEGHHAASHSYSQSGSGSTTTCEDTALLKDLYYQDDRRVDGSDVFVREALRQPEARTAADKLALAAKLLSDNAKENAFELSALKEATTLLRMQEAFDRDLHPETFTGLSVNQTVFKLIRLGYHGRAKKVQSEFKVTEKVAWWIRLQALVSKRDWSEIEDLASKNRKSPIGWEPFYTQVLQAGNQRLAATFIPKCAASGGLEPGATIGMYEKCGMRVKAAEEAVKFKDAEAWARLLEEAGRGTQEGREIERLGQSVFRR; this comes from the exons ATGATGGAGGTCCCTCATCCAACAGCAGGATGGGAACAGGTTGGCGAAAAGTTCTACCGCAAGACCCAACTGTACACCCAAGTTTTTGATGCGGACCTAGACCTTGACAACTACATTGTTGCTGGTGCCCCCTACGGCGGAGCTGTTG CTCTATACCGAGATGAGGAGAAACTGGTAGCCTTCGCCGCAGGGAGGCCCTCCAAACCGAGCATAGACATCCACAGCTGTGCCGGGAAGCTCATCAGGCGCATTCCGTGGGACAAGGGGTCTATCAAGGGCCTGGGTTGGTCCGAGGATGAGAAGCTTCTGGTTGTCACGGGAGACGGCACCGTGAGATGCTACTACGATCTCCAGGGCGACTTCACCCAGTTTTCGCTTGGACACGACGCCGATGAGATTGGGGTTCGGTCATGCAAATTCTACGGCCACGGCCTTGTTGCTCTCTTGAACAACAACTCGCTCGTATCAGTCTCGGCTTATGATGAACCGAGACCCAAACTCCTGGCACAACCTCCCGAAGGCCCAGTCCACTCCTGGTCTCTCGTTCCGCCCGCTTACACATTGTCGAGATCCGTCGAGGTTTTGCTGAGCATCGGCCAAACAATTTACGTCTCTGACGCCAGCGAATGCGAAGACCGCTTCATCGATATTGGGCCCTTTTCACACATCAGCATTTCGCCAAATGGCAAGTTCGTTGCCTTGTACACAAAAACTGGCAAGGCTCACGTCATCAGCAGCGACTTTCAGACTCGTCTGAGCGAGTACGTTTCCAAATCCAAGATCCCACCACAATACTTCGAATGGTGCGGTAACGATGCCGTCGTCATTGCCTGGGAGGATGAAGTGCGGCTCGTCGGGCCCGGGGGTTCACTAGCCAGGTTCTACTACGACAATGGCCGAATCCATATCCTCCCCGACTTCGACGGCGTGCGCGTTCTTGCCAACGACACCTGCGATTTCCTGCAAAAGGTTCCCGATGTCATCGAGGAAGTCTTCTGTCTGGGCACCGACTCGCCCGCGTCCATCTTGCTAGACGCGGTCGAACAGCTCGAGATGCAGTCACCCAAAGCCGACGATAACATTCAGCTGATCCGGTCCAACCTCGTCGAAGCCGTCGACACGTGCGTCAACGCCGCCGGCCAGGAATTCAGCATCCACTGGCAAAAACAGCTGCTGAAGGCCGCCTCCTTTGGCAAGTCCGTCCTCGATATTTACAACAGTGACGATTTCGTCGACATGTGCGAGACCCTCCGCGTGCTCAACGCCGTGCGCTTCTTCGAGATCGGCCTCCCCCTATCCTACGAGCAATACCAGCGCCTCTCTCCTTCGGGCTTAATCGCCCGTCTGCTCAACCGCCGCGAatacctcctcgccctcaagATCGCTGGCTACCTCCGCCTCCCCACCGACAAGATCTATGTGCATTGGGCCTCGGCCAAAGTGCGCGTCGGcgccgaagacgacgataCCATCTGTCGCAAGATCGTCGACAAGCTCTCAGGCAAACCGGGTATCTCCTTCGAAGCCATCGCCCGGGCCGCCTACGACGAAGGCCGTGGCCGTCTGGCGACCGAACTGCTCAACCATGAACCGCGCGCAGGCCGACAGGTACCGCTGCTACTCAGcatggaagaagacgaagtcGCACTCGACAAGGCCATCGAGTCCGGCGACACCGACCTCGTCTACTTTGTGCTGCACCAGCTCAAGCGCAAGCTGCCTTTGGCCACCTTTTTCCGGGTCATCAGCAGCCGGCCGACAGCCACGGCGCTGGTGGAGGCATCGGCGCGTCTCGGTGGCGGCGTGGTCCTCGGTAACGTTGATGAAGGTCACCACGCTGCCAGCCATAGCTACAGCCAAAGCGGAAGCGGCAGCACTACCACTTGCGAAGATACAGCTTTGTTGAAGGACCTCTACTACCAAGACGACCGACGCGTCGATGGCTCCGACGTCTTTGTGCGTGAAGCTTTACGCCAGCCGGAGGCCCGAACAGCAGCGGACAAGCTAGCGCTAGCAGCCAAGTTGCTATCTGACAATGCCAAGGAGAACGCGTTTGAGCTTTCGGCGCTCAAAGAGGCGACGACGCTGCTGAGGATGCAGGAGGCGTTTGATCGTGATTTGCACCCGGAGACGTTCACGGGTTTGTCAGTTAATCAGACTGTGTTCAAGCTCATTAGACTGGGGTACCATGGGAGGGCAAAGAAGGTGCAGAGCGAGTTCAAGGTTACGGAGAAGGTTGCTTGGTGGATTCg CCTCCAAGCCCTAGTCTCCAAACGCGACTGGTCCGAAATCGAAGACCTCGCTTCCAAAAACCGCAAGTCACCCATTGGCTGGGAACCTTTCTACACCCAAGTACTGCAGGCGGGCAACCAGCGACTGGCGGCGACTTTCATTCCCAAGTGTGCGGCCTCTGGTGGACTGGAACCGGGCGCGACGATTGGCATGTACGAGAAGTGCGGGATGCGGGTCAAGGCCGCTGAGGAGGCGGTGAAATTCAAGGATGCGGAAGCTTGGGCGAGGTTGCTGGAAGAGGCGGGTAGGGGCACACAGGAGGGGAGAGAGATTGAACGGTTGGGCCAGAGCGTTTTTAGGAGATGA
- a CDS encoding FHA domain-containing protein: MPISTLDRFRLSAPGSLAWSAQLDRTWGLENRPDTGRGPHQSHQRGPPWALESGFAWAGLLVDFQVAWVDAPAFPGFGSDSVASPGVAAASPTSAAAATGSSGSTSRTSRLRGLSYLRNYTQTHILSRDHSSPTTTTPNSPVNASGHHSVTLPLHTDITHQSASNPQVSNSSSGTVSSTTTTTTPSAGPGSGPEAPTATAGAKAAANNNNNTAVPSANNLVSAARNPSHHGRAHHQNSSSLSSIHIPFISRGHSDPAHPSRHSPSLSTNDATVNPNHSASVRSNRTPFSLLPHRSHSLTDGVASAPLESPPVTSPTTSVPPGIASPSDDNGIRVAADTFHSNSSSTGNIISNNHNAATMTRARSATTSDIATRAETGGNMESLPSIRFSTFYDPRATRPSLTFSPISRTLPTGKEVIRVGRYSERDKPSVVPHNVPSAAPVGFKSKVVSRRHCEFWYEDGKWFIKDVKSSSGTFLNHIRLSPPGTESKPFPVNDGDIVQLGIDFKGGEEMIFRCVKMRLELNRGWQAKLNAFNMQTHKRLRNMTAQSSANGASQSYSQDCSICLNSIGPCQSLFVAPCSHTWHYKCIRSLLSSPSYPQFICPNCRAAADLEAEVDDPEDWEQLEADEQMEDAVYVQDESQASSNDAQARPAAATSSHQHETDASGDVTMLYSNSQQSAVSNPFDGTSRPVVSHNSTSQPVPIRQIPAAVNGQAGEGFRDAARTPSPTGIVHAVSTHEGPITPRNDVGPWVFDGGSTTRTRANGEPDNASRLASLEAAVAGAHINGATGST, encoded by the exons ATGCCCATTTCCACCTTGGATCGCTTTCGCTTGTCTGCTCCGGGGTCTCTGGCTTGGTCGGCACAGCTCGACAGGACCTGGGGCCTTGAGAATCGCCCCGATACTGGCAGAGGACCCCATCAGAGCCACCAGAGAGGACCCCCTTGGGCCTTGGAATCTGGCTTTGCCTGGGCTGGACTCCTGGTCGACTTCCAGGTTGCTTGGGTGGATG CGCCCGCATTTCCTGGCTTTGGGAGTGATTCGGTCGCTTCGCcaggtgttgctgctgcctcaCCCAcgtccgccgccgctgccactGGAAGCTCGGGCTCAACGTCGAGAACAAGCCGACTGCGCGGGCTGAGTTACCTCCGGAATTACACCCAAACTCACATCCTGTCGCGGGATCACTCTTCGCCCACGACGACCACGCCCAACTCGCCTGTCAACGCCTCGGGACATCACTCCGTGACCTTGCCTCTACACACCGACATCACCCACCAATCCGCCTCCAACCCGCAAGTCTCCAACTCGTCAAGCGGCACGgtcagcagcaccaccaccaccaccacgccgtCTGCTGGCCCTGGTTCGGGCCCCGAAGCCCCCACAGCCACAGCAGGTGCAAAAGCCGCCgctaacaacaacaataacaccGCCGTCCCCAGCGCAAACAATCTCGTCTCCGCAGCTCGCAACCCGTCTCACCACGGCCGCGCCCATCACCAGaattcctcctctctctcctccatccATATCCCCTTCATTTCCCGCGGCCACAGCGACCCTGCGCACCCCTCCCGACATTCGCCTTCGTTATCGACCAACGACGCGACTGTAAATCCCAACCACTCGGCCTCGGTGCGGTCTAATCGAACgcccttttctcttctcccgcACCGTTCCCATTCCCTCACCGACGGCGTCGCTTCTGCACCTCTGGAGTCGCCTCCTGTTACCTCGCCGACGACATCAGTACCTCCAGGGATAGCTTCTCCTTCGGATGACAACGGCATTCGGGTGGCTGCAGACACTTTCCATAGCAACAGCTCCTCTACGGGTAACATCATTAGTAATAACCATAACGCGGCCACCATGACCAGGGCTCGATCCGCGACTACAAGCGACATTGCGACCAGGGCTGAAACTGGTGGAAACATGGAGTCGCTTCCCTCGATACGTTTCAGCACCTTCTACGACCCTAGGGCGACACGCCCGTCGCTTACCTTCTCTCCGATCTCACGCACTTTACCAACCGGAAAAGAAGTCATTCGCGTCGGCAGATATTCCGAAAGAGATAAACCTTCGGTGGTTCCGCATAATGTGCCCTCGGCAGCGCCCGTAGGGTTCAAAAGCAAGGTCGTCAGCAGGCGGCATTGCGAGTTTTGGTATGAAGACGGAAAGTGGTTTATCAAAGATGTCAAAAGCAGTAGTGGGACATTCCTCAACCACATACGCCTCAGTCCTCCAGGGACTGAATCCAAGCCCTTCCCCGTCAATGATGGCGATATCGTACAGTTGGGAATCGACTTCAAGGGAGGCGAGGAAATGATATTCCGCTGTGTCAAAATGAGGCTCGAGCTAAATCGTGGCTGGCAGGCCAAACTCAACGCCTTCAA CATGCAAACGCACAAGAGGCTTAGAAACATGACAGCCCAAAGTTCTGCGAATGGCGCTTCCCAGTCATACTCGCAAGACTGCTCGATCTGTCTTAATAGCATAGGG CCCTGCCAGTCCCTGTTCGTAGCCCCCTGCTCGCATACATGGCACTACAAGTGCATCCGATCATTGCTGTCGTCGCCATCTTATCCTCAGTTCATATGCCCTAACTGCCGTGCCGCTGCCGATCTTGAGGCTGAAGTTGACGACCCGGAGGATTGGGAGCAACTGGAGGCCGACGAACAGATGGAAGACGCCGTATACGTTCAAGATGAAAGTCAAGCCAGCTCCAACGACGCCCAAGCTCGACCGGCAGCGGCTACGTCGAGTCACCAACACGAAACAGACGCTAGCGGTGACGTAACGATGCTGTATTCGAACTCGCAACAGTCCGCTGTATCTAATCCTTTCGACGGGACTAGCCGCCCCGTGGTCTCGCATAACTCAACATCGCAGCCAGTGCCCATTCGGCAGATCCCAGCTGCAGTCAATGGTCAAGCAGGTGAAGGTTTTCGAGATGCCGCCAGAACTCCGTCGCCCACTGGAATCGTTCACGCGGTTAGCACTCACGAGGGTCCGATCACACCACGTAACGACGTTGGACCTTGGGTCTTTGATGGTGGCAGCACCACACGCACGCGAGCCAACGGAGAACCCGACAATGCTTCGAGACTAGCCAGTCTCGAAGCCGCAGTCGCAGGTGCTCACATCAATGGGGCCACTGGGAGTACATAG
- the mpp gene encoding mitochondrial-processing peptidase subunit alpha, which yields MLNRFRPARLVAQSSRCLPLTRARAGPLPVNNARTLATRAAAVNTKEPTERDNITTLSNGVRVASEDLPDAFSGVGVYIDAGSRYENDYVRGASHIMDRLAFKSTSTRTADEMLETVEKLGGNIQCASSRESMMYQAATFNKAIPTAVELMAETIRDPKLTDEELEGQIMTAQYEVNEIWSKAELILPELVHMAAFKDNTLGNPLLCPKERLDYINRDVIQTYRDAFYRPERLVVAFAGVPHERAVKLAEKYFGDMKASDAPGLSRTGSETSVDSLVSESSEASSESSSSSSDSSESSGGLLSKLFSPKAKKATPNPFLTRVPISTEDLTRPAHYTGGFLTLPSQPPPLNPNLPTFTHIQLAFEGLAISDDDIYALATLQTLLGGGGSFSAGGPGKGMYSRLYTNVLNQHGWVESCVAFNHSYTDSGLFGIAASCYPGRTLPMLQVMCRELHALTTDHGYSALGELEVSRAKNQLRSSLLMNLESRMVELEDLGRQVQVHGRKIPVREMTRRINELTVKDLRRVAKRVVGGMANNAGQGSGAPTVVLQEATVQGLKTTELGWDQIQDTIAQWKLGRR from the exons ATGCTGAATCGCTTCCGGCCAGCGCGGCTAGTAGCCCAATCCTCCAGATGCTTGCCCTTGACGAGGGCGCGGGCAGGTCCCTTGCCCGTTAACAATGCCAGGACTTTGGCTACGAGAGCCGCTGCTGTCAACACCAAG GAACCGACCGAACGcgacaacatcaccactctCTCCAATGGTGTCCGTGTCGCTTCCGAGGACCTTCCCGATGCCTTCTCCGGTGTAGGTGTCTACATCGACGCGGGGTCCCGATATGAGAACGACTATGTCCGGGGTGCCAGTCACATCATGGACCGGCTAGCCTTCAAGTCTACAAGTACGAGGACTGCGGACGAAATGCTCGAAACTGTTGAGAAGCTCGGTGGTAACATTCAGTGCGCTTCTTCGCGCGAGTCTATGATGTACCAGGCGGCCACCTTCAACAAGGCTATTCCCACCGCTGTTGAGCTCATGGCCGAGACCATCCGCGATCCCAAGCTTACGGacgaggagctggagggaCAGATCATGACGGCGCAATATGAGGTCAACGAGATCTGGTCCAAGGCCGAACTGATTCTGCCCGAGTTGGTGCACATGGCTGCCTTCAAGGACAACACTCTTGGCAACCCGTTGCTTTGTCCCAAGGAGAGGTTGGATTACATCAACCGGGATGTCATCCAAACATACCGCGACGCTTTCTACAGGCCCGAGCGCCTTGTTGTTGCCTTTGCTGGTGTGCCTCATGAGAGGGCCGTCAAGCTCGCAGAGAAGTACTTTGGTGATATGAAGGCCTCCGATGCTCCCGGTCTCTCGAGGACAGGTTCCGAAACCTCCGTCGACTCGCTAGTGTCCGAGTCCAGCGAGGCCTCGAGTgaatcttcatcatcctcctcggacTCTTCCGAGTCGAGTGGCGGGCTGCTCTCCAAGCTTTTCTctcccaaggccaagaaagCCACCCCCAACCCCTTCCTCACCCGGGTACCTATTAGCACCGAAGACTTGACTCGGCCTGCTCACTACACAGGCGGTTTCCTCACCCTCCCATCACAGCCCCCACCGCTCAACCCCAACCTTCCCACATTTACTCACATACAGCTCGCCTTCGAGGGCCTCGCCATCTCGGACGACGACATCTACGCCCTCGCCACCCTGCAGACcctcctcggcggcggcggctccTTCTCTGCCGGCGGTCCCGGCAAGGGCATGTACTCGCGTCTCTACACTAACGTTCTCAACCAGCACGGCTGGGTTGAGTCCTGCGTGGCCTTCAACCACTCATACACGGACTCGGGTCTCTTCGGCATCGCCGCCTCGTGCTACCCGGGTCGCACCCTGCCCATGCTCCAGGTCATGTGCCGCGAGCTGCACGCCCTCACCACCGACCATGGCTACTCGGCCCTGGGCGAGCTCGAGGTTTCGCGCGCCAAGAACCAGCTCCGCAGCAGCCTCCTGATGAACCTCGAGAGCCGCATGGTCGAGCTCGAGGATCTGGGCCGCCAAGTTCAGGTTCACGGTCGCAAGATCCCGGTCCGCGAGATGACGCGCCGTATCAACGAGCTGACGGTCAAGGACCTCCGAAGGGTCGCTAAGCGCGTGGTTGGTGGCATGGCGAATAACGCCGGCCAGGGAAGCGGTGCGCCGACGGTGGTGCTGCAGGAGGCGACGGTGCAAGGACTCAAGACTACGGAGCTGGGGTGGGATCAGATCCAGGATACAATTGCTCAGTGGAAGCTCGGTAGACGGTAA
- a CDS encoding autophagy protein 16: MPGWRDEYLSSLMDADQRNPVNRELVDTCQQLFDRISVLEAEKAALQQQVETYLSSSSSSSSGAANKPRDRDTTKTDAVASDSTTTAPTAADSALLARLRVDLAEALRAKGDFQRRLNVVEEELVRLRTKTTTDNKTLQTLTAERKTLTIKLRDREEELRAKSKMLADVQDELQVLNTHLDLVEKRRSEMEAENKQLVARFMKRVGQEAEAMNMANDSTSGSGHRSSGSRRR; the protein is encoded by the exons ATGCCCGGCTGGCGCGACGAGTATCTTTCATCCCTCATGGATGCCGACCAGCGAAATCCCGTCAACCGAGAGCTTGTGGATACCT GCCAGCAACTCTTCGACCGCATCTCCGTACTCGAAGCCGAAAAGGCGGCCCTCCAACAGCAAGTCGAGACCTACctatcatcatcctcctcgtcaagtAGCGGCGCCGCCAACAAGCCCCGAGACCGAGACACCACCAAGACCGATGCCGTTGCCTCCGACTCGACAACAACTGCGCCGACCGCCGCCGACTCTGCCCTTCTCGCCCGCCTCCGTGTCGATCTAGCCGAAGCCCTCCGCGCCAAGGGCGACTTCCAGCGGCGGTTGAATGTagtcgaggaggagctcgTCCGCTTGCGCACGAAGACGACAACCGACAACAAGACATTACAAACATTGACGGCCGAGAGGAAGACGCTCACTATCAAACTCAGAGaccgggaggaggagctgcgcGCCAAGAGCAAGATGCTGGCGGACGTCCAGGATGAATTGCAGGTGCTAAATACCCACTTGGATCTTGTCGAAAAGCGGCGTTCCGAGATGGAGGCGGAGAACAAGCAGCTTGTAGCCCGCTTCATGAAGCGGGTCGGGCAAGAGGCGGAGGCCATGAACATGGCGAATGATTCGACGTCGGGTTCCGGTCATCGGTCATCCGGTTCCAGGAGACGATAA